The following are encoded in a window of Deltaproteobacteria bacterium genomic DNA:
- a CDS encoding helix-turn-helix transcriptional regulator, with the protein MTTVRNKKIKYGLKELEKDFGPLTFGRLLEAHRLSEEISQTDMAKKLKISRQKLNDFENGRRFPSLRMSADMAKALGEHAPTWISVVIEEMLRDEDLDFKVTLAG; encoded by the coding sequence ATGACTACCGTACGAAATAAAAAAATCAAGTATGGACTTAAGGAACTTGAGAAAGATTTTGGTCCCTTAACTTTTGGTCGACTTCTTGAGGCGCATCGTCTGAGCGAGGAAATTTCTCAGACTGATATGGCCAAAAAACTTAAGATATCTCGTCAGAAACTTAATGATTTTGAGAATGGTAGAAGGTTCCCGAGCCTTCGTATGTCGGCTGATATGGCAAAAGCACTAGGAGAGCACGCTCCAACTTGGATTTCTGTTGTTATTGAAGAAATGCTTCGAGATGAAGACTTAGATTTTAAAGTTACCTTGGCTGGATGA
- a CDS encoding ABC transporter permease, whose translation MLRNIFILVLNDFAIAIRNKSFYLILFIPVFIFVALHLSDKTGSGFNILKISLVRGHDYPPQVVKALQSVPQNIEVKWVMSEDEGQSFLREHKIDSVLLKSKMGDALSLLVLRKDSAQSIASAQMISKLQKIYEKAKPNWVSEVRSLREGNIQKQTLPTWILMVILLVAFIILPAQVAEEKEKRQLLAILQTPIHELEWIAAKILMGIGLCLISVFLLQSLGNITISNFIGYLAFVILGGYCFCAFGILLGFLCRSQASARTLGLVFYLPLMMPAALSDFSTQLSGLFPFFPTYQFYEPIQELLFENREVTSHIFPWIYLFAFGSTLLGMSYLFLKKRWLIS comes from the coding sequence GTGCTGAGAAATATTTTCATCCTAGTCTTAAATGATTTTGCGATTGCCATCAGAAATAAAAGTTTCTATCTCATTCTATTTATCCCAGTTTTTATTTTTGTGGCTTTGCACTTATCAGATAAGACAGGCTCAGGGTTTAATATCCTAAAAATTTCATTGGTTCGCGGGCATGACTACCCACCGCAAGTTGTGAAGGCCTTGCAATCGGTGCCACAGAACATTGAGGTAAAATGGGTCATGAGTGAAGACGAGGGCCAAAGTTTTTTGCGCGAGCATAAAATCGATTCCGTCTTACTGAAAAGCAAGATGGGCGATGCCCTGTCATTGCTCGTGTTGCGCAAGGATTCTGCGCAAAGTATTGCTTCCGCACAGATGATTTCGAAACTTCAGAAGATCTACGAGAAAGCAAAGCCGAATTGGGTATCTGAGGTGAGATCTCTTCGAGAGGGAAATATTCAAAAGCAGACTTTGCCAACTTGGATTTTAATGGTGATTCTGCTAGTTGCATTCATTATTCTGCCGGCCCAGGTTGCTGAGGAAAAAGAAAAGCGACAGCTTTTGGCGATTTTGCAGACACCGATCCATGAGCTCGAGTGGATAGCTGCTAAGATATTAATGGGAATTGGACTTTGTTTGATTTCAGTTTTCCTATTGCAGTCTTTGGGGAATATCACGATCTCGAATTTTATCGGATACTTGGCGTTTGTGATTTTAGGAGGCTATTGTTTCTGCGCATTTGGAATTTTGTTAGGATTTTTGTGTCGAAGCCAAGCCAGCGCAAGAACGTTGGGTTTGGTTTTTTACTTACCATTGATGATGCCTGCGGCTTTGTCTGACTTTTCAACTCAATTAAGTGGACTCTTTCCTTTTTTTCCAACTTACCAATTCTATGAGCCTATTCAAGAACTGCTATTTGAGAACAGGGAAGTGACCAGTCATATTTTTCCGTGGATATATTTATTTGCCTTTGGTTCGACACTGTTAGGTATGTCCTATTTGTTCTTGAAAAAACGATGGTTGATTTCATGA
- a CDS encoding acyltransferase, translating into MGRFLGLVTFSDNMISLIRGYSLVKWTGHLWTISLEEQFYFILPFFLFSLLIKNWRNKKQLFVYFISIELILIFTRLAIVTLLIDHPYIWTSPFRVDSVLFGVFLGLGMFDCLKINSLVSGFLGLLLLYSIAWIPGGVGSVGLNQVFIYSLVALGAMLMVYSCLEKNFISRMLSFRPISYLGKISYGLYVFHILTIDITQKYFENKSVDLLSIFAISLLLTIIVSALSYELFEKYFLKIKKKFEIIKSRPA; encoded by the coding sequence ATGGGACGGTTTTTAGGTTTAGTCACTTTCTCTGATAATATGATTTCATTAATCAGAGGATATAGTCTAGTTAAATGGACTGGACACCTCTGGACAATTTCTCTTGAAGAGCAATTTTATTTTATACTTCCATTTTTTTTATTTAGCTTACTTATTAAAAACTGGAGAAATAAAAAGCAGCTGTTTGTTTATTTTATTTCTATAGAATTAATTTTAATATTCACTCGATTAGCCATCGTTACTTTATTAATTGATCATCCCTATATTTGGACTTCACCATTTCGAGTTGATTCAGTATTATTTGGAGTCTTTTTAGGTTTAGGAATGTTTGATTGCTTAAAGATCAATTCTTTAGTTTCTGGATTCCTAGGTTTATTATTGTTATATTCTATTGCTTGGATTCCTGGAGGCGTGGGGTCTGTTGGACTAAACCAAGTTTTTATCTATTCCTTAGTGGCTCTGGGCGCTATGCTCATGGTATATTCATGTTTAGAAAAAAATTTTATAAGTAGAATGTTGTCGTTCCGCCCAATTTCTTACTTAGGTAAAATTTCGTATGGACTCTATGTCTTTCATATTTTAACAATCGATATAACTCAAAAATATTTTGAAAATAAATCTGTTGATTTACTGAGTATTTTTGCAATTTCGCTCCTATTGACAATTATTGTTTCCGCATTGTCTTATGAATTATTTGAAAAGTATTTCTTGAAAATTAAAAAGAAATTTGAAATCATTAAGTCTCGTCCAGCATAA